TTGGTGCGGTTGGAGCTGTCCGCAGACGATATTTCGCGTGATTTATCGCGATCTTATCCAGACTAAAATTTTAAAGCTTCACAAAAACATAAGCAACAAACAAAAGCCTATAGATGGGCAAAATTTCAAAAAATTCTTAGGCGTAGCGATCTGGTCGGTCTTAGCCTGTTTGGCTGCGGCAAATTTCTTGTGGTTTTTTGTGCCGCCTGAGGATTTTATAAGCTACGTTAAAAACGGCGGCGAGCATAAATTTTTAATGGGAATTTGGTTTTTTATAACCGCTTTTATAATATTTGACGTGGTTTGGCTAGCGGAGAAATTTTGCGTATATATCTGTCCATATGCGAGAATTCAATCTGTTATGTTTGATGATGATACGATTCAAGTTATTTATGACGAGGGGCGCGGCGGTAAAATTTACGATAAAAACATCAAGCTTTGGAAAAAACCGCCGGAGCCTGAAAATGAGTGCATAGGGTGCGAAGCCTGTGTGAAAATTTGCCCTACTCACATAGACATAAGAAAAGGCATGCAGCTTGACTGTATAAACTGCCTTGAGTGCGTGGATGCGTGCAGTAAAGTAATGGGCAAGCTTGGCAAAAAGACGCTCATAGACTGGACGAGCGATAACTCGCTAAAATCAGGCAAGAAGGTTAATTATCTTAGATTTAGAACTATCGCTTATATGGTAGTTATCGGCATTACCGCGGTGATTTTAGCCTTCATGAGCACAAAGAAAGAGTACATGCTGCTAAACATAAATCGCACTAGCGAGCTATATAAAATTACAAAAAGCAACAGAGTCGAAAACGCATATACATTTTTATTTCAAAATACAGATAATAAAGAACATGCTTATTATTTTGATGTAAATGATACAAATATTAAAATTGACCGTCCAAAAGATGAAATAGTATTAAAAGCCGGAGCCAAAAAGAAGGTCGTGGTAGTGCTATCATCAAATATTATAAATTTCGACAAGAGTGGAAATAAACCTATATCTATAAATATAAATGCTTATGCAAAAGATGATAAAGAGAGAGTAAATATCAACAGAGAAACTATATTCGTGTATCCTGACAAATAAAATATAAAAATTTAAAATTACATTTTATATTTTATATATTCATAAAGAAAAATTTAATGTTATTAGAGCTACAATAACATTCAATTCACTTTTTTGAATAAATTTAACCAAGGATTTAGTATGTCAGTCAAAATGTCTAAACGCGGTCAGGAGCGGTATGAGAAGATTATAGAGGTGGCTCTAGAGTCTTTTTTAAACAAAGGATATGAGAATACCAGCTTAAGTGATATTATAGACAAGAGCGGTGGATCTTTAGCAAGCGTATATAAATTTTTTAATAACAAAGAGGGTCTATTTACTGCTATTGTTGAGCGTAGCTTAGATAACTTCTGCGCCGAGATAGATGAAAAGATAAATTTAAAAATTTCTCACAAGATAGACGACTTCCTAACTAAATTTGCAACTATATTTTTTGATATTGTATGTGATAGAAAAACTACCTTAATAACAAGAATTATGCTTATTGAAGGTTACAAAAATAACGCCTCCTTAGGAAATATGTTCTTAGAGCAAGTTATAAATAGAGTAAATCAAATTTTAGTAAATTTTATGGAGAGAGAAGAGATAAAATCTCAGCTTGATGAGTCTATAGACCCTAAAACAGCAGCATCTTTATTTTGCGGACTAGTAAGGAACCCTTATCATTATCATGCTATCTTATTGAATAGTGATATAGTATTAAGTGCAAAAGAGCGCGAAAATCATGTTAAAACATGCATTAAAATTTTTCTAAAAGGTATTACAAAATAGTTTTTGTCTTAAAGATTGACAAAAAAATCAAATAAGAGTAAAATAGCAATTTTATTGTAACATAAGTTACAATATTAAAAACTACATCAACAAGGTTATTTTATGAATATTTTTAAAAATATTTCTACTCTAGTTATAGTTTCGCTTCTATTTACCGGATGTTTTAAAGAAGATAGTTTAAAGTCAGGATCAGCTCAAGATCCAAAGCAAATTCCGCCTGCAAAAGTTGATATCATAAAAGCCAAAAAAGAAGACATCCCGATCACCTTTGAATACCCGGGCAAAATCGCAAGCAACCAAGATGTAACGCTTAGACCGAAGGTTTCAGGCACTCTGATAAAGCAGTATTTTAAGGCCGGAGATAAGGTAAAGGCGGGAGACAAGCTGTTTTTAATCGATCCTGAAAAATATCAAGCAAGCTATGACGCTCTTGAAGCAAGCGTTGGAGTCGCAAGCGCAACACTTAAAAACGCTCAAACCGAATTTAACAGAGTAAAAAAACTATACGAGAAAAAAGCCGTAAGCCAAAAGGAATTTGACTCGGCAAAAAGCGCTCTTGACATAGCAAACGCAACCTTGCTAAGCGTAAAAGCAAATTCCAAAAACGCAAAGATAGATCTTGGCTACACGACTGTAGTTGCGCCATTCGACGGAATCTTAGGCGAAAATTTGGTTGATGTGGGCTCATTCGTATCAGCTAGCGCAACCGAGCTTGTAAGGCTTACTCAGATAGACCCGATAAGCGTTAAATTTTATATCGCAGACGTTGATAATCTAAATAGAGTTAAAAATGTAGAGGCAGGCTCTTGGGCGCAAAACGGCGCGCAGGCAACTCTAAAAGTGGGGAATCAAATTTTTAAAGGCAAAGTAACTTTTATAGATAGCGTTGTGGATGTAAATGTAGGCAGCGTTTTAGCTAAGGCTGAATTTGCAAATAGCGAGCTAAAGCTGCTTCCAGGAGCATTTGCAAGTGTGGTTATGGACGGATTTTATCAAAAAGACGGCTTTAAAATTCCTCAAGTTGCCATCCAGCAAGACGCTATGAATACCTTTGTGCTTGTGCTAAAAGATCAAAAAGTCACGCAAAAAAATGTAGAAATTTCATATCAGAAAGAGGACTACGCCGTAGTTAGCAGCGGACTTGAAGAAGGCGATCTCATCATCATAAATAACTTTAAAAAGATTAGAGTCGGAGCCGGCGCGCAAGCTGATAAGGAGATAAACTAGATGTTTTCTAAATTTTTTATAGATAGACCTATCTTTGCAACGGTAATATCTATAATCATCGTAATAGCAGGCTCAATGGCGATTAAAGGACTTCCTGTCGAAGAGTATCCGCAGCTTACTCCGCCTCAAATTTCAGTAAGTGCGTCATATACGGGAGCCGATGCGCAGACTATCGCCGACTCGGTTGCGACGGTGATTGAAGATCAGATAAACGGTGTTGAAAATATGCTTTATATGCAAAGCACCTCAAGCTCAAGCGGTACTATGGGTATAAATGTATATTTTAAGATAGGTGCAGACTCAAAGCAAGCGGCTATCGATGTAAACAACCGCGTTCAAGCGGCTCTTGCAAAACTTCCTAGCGAGGTTCAGCAAAGAGGCGTAACGGTAAGAGAAAGAAGCTCAAGCATACTTGAGGTTATCTCATTTACATCTGAAGATATGGATATCATCAAGATGCACAACTACGTGCTGGCAAACATCGAAGATGAGATAAAAAGAGTCGATGGAGTCGGAGATACCGCGGTTATCGGCAACAAAGACTACGCTATGAGAATTTGGCTTAAGCCCGATATGCTTGCTAAATTTAACATCTCAACAAGCGAAGTCATAGCTCAAATCAATCAGCAAAACAAACAATACGCCACAGGTAAGATAGGAGAGCAGCCAAACACTACGGACAATCCTTACGTCTTTTCTATTAGACCCGAAGGGCGTCTAAAAAGCGTGCAAGAATTTGAAAATATCGTCTTAAGAACTTCAAAAGAAGGCACTATGCTAAAGCTAAAAGACGTAGCAAACGTCGAGCTTGGAGCAAGAAGTTATGTGTTTGAAGGTATGCTAAACGGACAAAAGATGGTGCCTATGCTCATTTTCTTGCAAAACGGCGCAAACGCTCTTGCAACCGTAAATGCCGTAAATAAAAAGCTTGACGAGCTATCAAGAAATTTCCCGACCGGATTTAAGCACACGGTCGCTTATAACCCGACCGAATTTATACAAGTATCTATAAATGAGGTTATGAAGACCTTTTTAGAGGCGATGGTGCTTGTAATGGTCGTTATGTATATGTTTTTAAAGAGTTTTCGCGCGACCATCATACCTATGCTTGCGGTGCCTGTGTCTATCATAGGCACATTTGCAGGGCTTTATGCGATGGGCTTTACGATAAATTTGATAACGCTGTTTGCTCTCGTGCTTGCTATTGGCATAGTCGTTGATGATGCGATCATCGTTATAGAAAATATAGAGAGAATTTTACATGAAGAAGATATCAGCGTAAGAGACGCTGCTATAAAAGCGATGCAAGAGGTTGCCGCGCCGGTAGTTTCTATCGTGCTTGTGCTTTCTGCGGTATTTATCCCGGTTGCATTTATGGAAGGGTTTGTTGGCGTCATACAGCGTCAATTTGCGCTTACTTTAGTTGTTTCGGTTTGTATCTCGGGATTTGTCGCACTTACCTTGACGCCCGCACTTTGCGTGGTTATGCTTAAAAAGCAAGAATCACAACCATTTTGGTTCGTGCGTAAATTTAACGAATTTTTTGACTGGAGCACGAGCATATTTACAGCAGGTGTCGCAAAAGTACTAAGACATATCATTCCAAGCTTCATCGCCATAGGCATTATGGGCTATGCTATATTTGTGCTGTTTAATTCAATCCCTGGCAGCTTGGTGCCGCCTGAAGATAAAGGCTCGATAATAGCCATTACCTCGCTTCCACCCGCTTCTGTCATGGATAGAACCAAAAAAGAGATGAAGGATATAAGCGACGCATTTACTAAAAATCCAAACGTAGAATTTGCAACAGGCCTTGTTGGATATGATATGTTTGCGGGCGCACTTAAGGAAAACTCGGCAGTTGCTTTCATAAGACTTAAAGACTGGAGCGAAAGAAAGAGCGCAGATAGTTCGGCTAGCGCTTTAGTAGGTCATTTTAATAAGATATTTTGGGGCTCAAAAGAATCAATGACTTTCGTCGTAAACGTCCCGCCGATAACAGGGCTTAGCATAACCGGTGGCTTTGATATGTACCTGCTTAACAAAACCGGCAAAACATATAACGAGATCGAAAAAGACGCTTTAAAAGTAGTCGCCGCAGCAAATGCTCGCCCGGAGCTTACAAGCGTAAGAACCACGCTTGAGACAACCTATCCGCAGTATAATCTAACCGTAGATAA
This Campylobacter sp. RM16189 DNA region includes the following protein-coding sequences:
- a CDS encoding multidrug efflux RND transporter permease subunit, with product MFSKFFIDRPIFATVISIIIVIAGSMAIKGLPVEEYPQLTPPQISVSASYTGADAQTIADSVATVIEDQINGVENMLYMQSTSSSSGTMGINVYFKIGADSKQAAIDVNNRVQAALAKLPSEVQQRGVTVRERSSSILEVISFTSEDMDIIKMHNYVLANIEDEIKRVDGVGDTAVIGNKDYAMRIWLKPDMLAKFNISTSEVIAQINQQNKQYATGKIGEQPNTTDNPYVFSIRPEGRLKSVQEFENIVLRTSKEGTMLKLKDVANVELGARSYVFEGMLNGQKMVPMLIFLQNGANALATVNAVNKKLDELSRNFPTGFKHTVAYNPTEFIQVSINEVMKTFLEAMVLVMVVMYMFLKSFRATIIPMLAVPVSIIGTFAGLYAMGFTINLITLFALVLAIGIVVDDAIIVIENIERILHEEDISVRDAAIKAMQEVAAPVVSIVLVLSAVFIPVAFMEGFVGVIQRQFALTLVVSVCISGFVALTLTPALCVVMLKKQESQPFWFVRKFNEFFDWSTSIFTAGVAKVLRHIIPSFIAIGIMGYAIFVLFNSIPGSLVPPEDKGSIIAITSLPPASVMDRTKKEMKDISDAFTKNPNVEFATGLVGYDMFAGALKENSAVAFIRLKDWSERKSADSSASALVGHFNKIFWGSKESMTFVVNVPPITGLSITGGFDMYLLNKTGKTYNEIEKDALKVVAAANARPELTSVRTTLETTYPQYNLTVDKQKAKLLGVSEPDIFSTIAATIGSYYVNDFNMLGKSYNVYVRAVDTYRNSPEDFRNIFVKSNSGEMIPLNSLVTLKRGVGPDIVDRFNLFPAAKIMGDPKPGYTSGDAIKAISEVVAEQLSNDEYAISWSGSAYQEVSSQGTGATAFIFGMVFVFLILAAQYERWLIPLAVITAVPFAVFGSLVAVWARGLTNDIYFQIGLLLLIGLSAKNAILIVEFAMQERESGKSAFEAAVNAAKLRFRPIVMTSIAFTLGVFPMVISTGAGAASRHALGTGVIGGMIAATTIAIFFVPMFYYLLENLNNKFWDKKPKVKESAHA
- the ccoG gene encoding cytochrome c oxidase accessory protein CcoG — encoded protein: MSNLIDNPQSNYAKKRYIFYSILTCIALILPFIRIGGNYFFLLSFDKKQLHLLFNSFDTQELYLMPFVLIIFFLTIFFLTTLGGRVWCGWSCPQTIFRVIYRDLIQTKILKLHKNISNKQKPIDGQNFKKFLGVAIWSVLACLAAANFLWFFVPPEDFISYVKNGGEHKFLMGIWFFITAFIIFDVVWLAEKFCVYICPYARIQSVMFDDDTIQVIYDEGRGGKIYDKNIKLWKKPPEPENECIGCEACVKICPTHIDIRKGMQLDCINCLECVDACSKVMGKLGKKTLIDWTSDNSLKSGKKVNYLRFRTIAYMVVIGITAVILAFMSTKKEYMLLNINRTSELYKITKSNRVENAYTFLFQNTDNKEHAYYFDVNDTNIKIDRPKDEIVLKAGAKKKVVVVLSSNIINFDKSGNKPISININAYAKDDKERVNINRETIFVYPDK
- a CDS encoding efflux RND transporter periplasmic adaptor subunit gives rise to the protein MNIFKNISTLVIVSLLFTGCFKEDSLKSGSAQDPKQIPPAKVDIIKAKKEDIPITFEYPGKIASNQDVTLRPKVSGTLIKQYFKAGDKVKAGDKLFLIDPEKYQASYDALEASVGVASATLKNAQTEFNRVKKLYEKKAVSQKEFDSAKSALDIANATLLSVKANSKNAKIDLGYTTVVAPFDGILGENLVDVGSFVSASATELVRLTQIDPISVKFYIADVDNLNRVKNVEAGSWAQNGAQATLKVGNQIFKGKVTFIDSVVDVNVGSVLAKAEFANSELKLLPGAFASVVMDGFYQKDGFKIPQVAIQQDAMNTFVLVLKDQKVTQKNVEISYQKEDYAVVSSGLEEGDLIIINNFKKIRVGAGAQADKEIN
- a CDS encoding TetR/AcrR family transcriptional regulator produces the protein MSVKMSKRGQERYEKIIEVALESFLNKGYENTSLSDIIDKSGGSLASVYKFFNNKEGLFTAIVERSLDNFCAEIDEKINLKISHKIDDFLTKFATIFFDIVCDRKTTLITRIMLIEGYKNNASLGNMFLEQVINRVNQILVNFMEREEIKSQLDESIDPKTAASLFCGLVRNPYHYHAILLNSDIVLSAKERENHVKTCIKIFLKGITK